One Vanessa atalanta chromosome 6, ilVanAtal1.2, whole genome shotgun sequence genomic window carries:
- the LOC125064963 gene encoding ADP-ribosylation factor-related protein 1 — protein sequence MYTLLHGFYKYVIQKDEYCVLILGLDNAGKTTYLEATKTKFTKKYKAMNPSRITTTVGLNIGKIDVDGVRLNFWDLGGQQELQSLWDKYYAECHAVIYIVDSSDRERVSESKETFDRMIASEHLSGVPLLVLANKQDIPDCMGVHTVKPIFNQNAHLIGARDIMLMATSALTGDGVDEGIRWLVDCMKRNSIERPARNHDDNL from the exons atgtatacactaCTTCATggcttttataaatatgttattcaAAAAGACGAATATTGTGTGTTAATCTTAGGCCTTGACAATGCGGGTAAAACG ACATATTTGGAGGCTACTAAAACGAAATTTACCAAAAAGTATAAAGCGATGAACCCAAGTCGAATAACTACTACAGTAGGACTAAATATAGGGAAAATAGATGTAGATGGAGTTAGACTTAATTTTTGGGACCTCGGTGGCCAGCAGGAGTTGCAATCACTGTGGGACAAA TATTATGCAGAATGTCATgctgttatttatattgtggATTCATCAGATAGAGAAAGAGTATCAGAGTCCAAAGAAACATTtg acAGAATGATAGCTTCGGAACATCTCTCTGGGGTCCCACTTTTGGTGCTAGCTAACAAGCAAGACATTCCAGATTGTATGGGAGTGCATACAGTTAAGCCAATTTTCAACCAAAATGCCCACTTAATTGGTGCTAGAGACATTATGCTAATGGCCACATCTGCCTTGACtgg agaTGGAGTTGATGAAGGTATAAGGTGGCTAGTAGATTGTATGAAACGTAACAGTATCGAGAGACCGGCGCGAAATCACGACGACAATTTATAA